A part of Eriocheir sinensis breed Jianghai 21 chromosome 51, ASM2467909v1, whole genome shotgun sequence genomic DNA contains:
- the LOC126982449 gene encoding SRR1-like protein translates to MDSDGFQLVRKKKASRPRKSQPVQDAACLPQESKNECLTKILQAKETIEDSEGYFNLQKNLDSIEEELKIILAPHLSSKVSTIVCYGLGQLSCSRIARYQGALLLILKDHYKASTEIYDPVFSTVDAEVLEELGIEVLKRNEEGKRKVEGITLFFLPHCGKELYNNLLWANWSASSLPFCVIVGNSFSSIAQNVPTRILREHYRFIYNAQDMFKELPLKSLVKDDDVFNDVNIHIPHCNILNKCPEFWSENREPKYENCDIEIVRERFQ, encoded by the exons ATGGACTCTGATGGTTTCCAGCtggtgagaaaaaagaaagcttCTAGACCTAGAAAATCACAACCAGTTCAGGATGCTGCTTGCTTACCTCAAGAGAGCAAGAATGAGTGTCTGAC gaaaatACTGCAAGCAAAGGAAACAATTGAAGACAGTGAAGGCTACTTCAATCTTCAGAAAAATTTGGACAGTATTGAAGAAGAACTGAAAATTATTCTTGCACCTCACCTAAGCAGCAAAGTATCAACAATTGTGTGCTATGGTTTGGGCCAACTCTCATGCAGCAGGATAGCTAGATACCAGGGAGCCCTGCTGCTCATCTTGAAAGACCATTACAAGGCCTCTACAGAAATTTATGATCCTGTTTTCTCAACAGTTGATGCTGAAGTGTTGGAGGAACTTGGAATTGAAGTTctgaagaggaatgaggagggaaaaagaaaagttgaaggaaTTACATTGTTTTTCCTACCACACTGTGGGAAGGAGCTTTACAATAATTTGCTTTGGGCCAATTGGAGTGCATCATCTCTGCCATTTTGTGTTATTGTTGGCAACAGTTTCAGTAGTATTGCTCAAAATGTCCCAACTAGAATATTGAGAGAACATTatagatttatatataatgcACAGGACATGTTCAAGGAACTACCTCTAAAATCATTAGTTAAGGATGATGATGTTTTTAATGATGTAAACATTCACATCCCTCACTGCAATATTTTAAATAAGTGCCCAGAATTTTGGTCAGAAAACAGAGAACCAAAATATGAAAACTGTGATATTGAAATTGTGAGGGAAAGATTTCAgtga
- the LOC126982408 gene encoding putative uncharacterized protein DDB_G0277255: protein SSLVQVEDEKSPSGLGGCVGGCVGQCVGACSGGDSSDLDLGDDLSDDTRDSTTDDDHGDDHHSVLSPGQPSHRRYHPWHRSHGSGRDGDGEGGLASEVGVGDVRPENEAEEQEDGLSGGLPQRSIRKVFTNTRERWRQQNVSGAFAELRRLVPTHPPDKKLSKNEILRLTIKYIKLLNSVLEWQQRQDEMNGQADHIATSDANHNNNNNNNNSSHNHNHNSSNNNSSTRNGAALGLGLSRGSPLSPQDSCVSLDASLRYRYLALSASPPSPHSPRLISSSSSSSTTLSPPPLSYSSPGLLRASPLPATHSLAPPPTTVTVHTTSTTTVATPSSSSSPLSSCPAPPSATSCSSSGESASPCREDPATAVVPRFHPYVLAVRVRPTLSLLHPPSK, encoded by the exons tcctCCTTGGTTCAGGTGGAAGACGAGAAGTCCCCCTCCGGCCTGGGCGGCTGCGTGGGCGGCTGCGTGGGGCAGTGCGTGGGCGCGTGCAGTGGCGGCGACAGCAGCGACTTAGACCTCGGTGACGATCTCTCGGACGACACCCGTGACTCGACGACTGACGACGACCATGGCGACGACCACCACTCTGTTCTCTCCCCGGGGCAACCTTCCCATCGCCGCTATCACCCCTGGCACCGCTCACACG GAAGTGGTCGTGACGGCGATGGGGAGGGCGGCCTGGCGTCGGAGGTGGGCGTGGGCGACGTGAGGCCAGAAAATGAagcagaggagcaggaggatggcCTGAGCGGAGGACTGCCGCAACGGAGTATCCGGAAGGTGTTCACTAATACTCGCGAGAGGTGGCGGCAGCAGAACGTGAGCGGCGCCTTTGCCGAGCTGAGGCGGCTGGTGCCCACGCACCCGCCGGACAAGAAGCTCTCTAAAAACGAAATCTTAAGGTTGACTATCAAGTACATCAAACTCCTCAACTCAGTGCTTGAGTGGCAACAGCGGCAGGACGAGATGAACGGACAGGCAGACCATATCGCCACCAGTGACGCAaaccataataacaacaataataacaacaacagcagccatAACCATAATcacaacagcagtaacaacaacagcagtacccGGAACGGAGCTGCCTTAGGCTTGGGTCTATCTCGGGGCTCCCCATTGTCTCCTCAAGACTCCTGTGTCAGCCTCGACGCGTCCCTGCGGTACCGGTACCTAGccctctctgcctcccctccttccccacattCCCCTCGCcttatatcctcctcttcttcctcctccacaaccctgTCCCCTCCACCGCTGTCCTACTCATCCCCAGGCCTCCTTCGAGCCTCCCCTCTCCCAGCCACGCATTCTTTGGCTCCGCCGCCCACAACCGTCACTGTCCACACCACTTCCACGACCACCGTTgccacaccctcctcttcctcctccccactgtCGTCGTGCCCTGCGCCACCCTCTGCAACATCTTGCTCATCGTCCGGAGAATCTGCGTCACCGTGTCGAGAGGACCCTGCAACAGCTGTGGTGCCTCGCTTCCACCCTTACGTGTTGGCGGTACGGGTGCGGCCCACACTCTCCTTACTCCACCCGCCGTCCAAGTAA